In the genome of Thiorhodovibrio winogradskyi, the window GTGTCCACGGTGCTGTTCAACGGCAACCCTCTGTTACGCTACGACGGTTATTACATCCTGGCGGATCTGCTGGAGATCCCCAACCTCTATGAAAAAAGCCGCGACCTGATCTATCGCCTGTGCGAGCGCTATCTGTTTGGCTTGCGCCATCAGGCATTGCCCGGAGCGGATTTGGCCGAACGCCTGTGGATGCTCGGCTATGGGCTGGCTAGCGTCGCTTATCGCTTGCTTCTGCTCATTGGCATTCTGCTGTTCATCGGGGACCAGTACGCCACCCTGGGCCTGATCCTGGCGCTGTTCATGGGGGTGAGCTGGCTGCTCCGACCGGTCGTGAAGTTTGGGCGCTATTTGCTCACCAGCCCCAGCCTGCGTGAGGTGCGCGGTCGCGCCCTGGGGGTTGCCCTGGTGTTGGTCGGGCTGCCGGTGTTGTTCGCGTTACTCTATCCGTTGCCGGTCAGCGTCGTCGTCCCTGGTGTGGTGCAGAGCCTGCAACGCCAGGAAGTCTTCACCGAAACCGGCGGGCGGTTGCTCGCCTTTGAGCGGCAACCGGGCGCTCGGGTGGAGGTTGGCGACACCCTGCTGCGGCTGGACAATCCGCTGCTCGAAGTCGAGTTGGAGCAATTGCGGTTGCAGTTGCGGCAACTGGAGGTGCTGGAACAACAAGCCTTAAGGGAGGGGGGAGGAGATCGTCAGCCCCTGGCTCGGCGGCGCGAAGCGCTCGAGCAGCTGCTGGCCGATGTCCGTGCGCGGCAGCAGGGGCTGCACCTGGTTGCCCAGCAATCCGGGATCTGGATTGCCCCGGACAGCGGCCGGCATCTGGGACAGTGGGTGGGTCCGGGGCAGTTCTTCGGCCTGATTGCCGCGTCCGCTCCCTATCGCTTTAGCGCCGTTGTTAGCCAGGAGCAGGCATCCGATCTTTTTACCTTTGGCTACACCCGTCTGAACTTGCGCTTACGCGGGCAGGGCGGAGTCGATCTGGCCGTGCCCCAGGCCCAGATGCTGCCCCACGCCCATGAGGAACTGCCCAGTGCCGCCCTGGGCTGGCCCGCCGGCGGCGACATCGCCACGGATCCGGAGGATCAACAAGGTGTGCGTAGCCGCGAACCCTTCTATTTGCTAAAGGCCCAGCTGCCGCAAACCGATGAGGTGCTGCTGCTGGAGGGCCAGACCGGCCGCTTGCGCATCCTGTTGCCGCCCCAGCCGCTGTTGCTGCAAGCCTGGCGCCGACTGCGCCAGTTTCTGCTGCAACGCTACGAACTTTAATGCTGCCCTATCGCGACCGCGAGCGGGTCCGGGTGCAAGAGCCGCGCAAACTGCATGTGGGGCTAAGCCTCTATCTGCATATGTGGCTGCGTGCCTGGCAACCCTGGCGTTTCTGCTATAGAACGCTCAAGCGGCGCTCGCAAGCCATTGTGCAGGGCGCGCGACGCCTGGACTCGGCCTCTGTTGAGGACATCCGCGCGCGCTGCTCGGGCAAGCCGCGACCAGGGCGCGCTCATGCAATTCATCCCTCCGAGATCGATCAGCAACTGAGCGCCATTTGTGCGCTGGCGGAGCGCACGCTGGGGCTGCGGCCCTATCCGGAGCAGGTCCATTGTGCCCTGCTGATCGCGCTTGGCGGCATGGCGGAGATGGCGACTGGTGAAGGCAAGAGCCTGGCCGCCGCGCTGGCCGCCATGTTACTCGCCTTGCAAGGGCGACCGGTGCACGTGCTGACGGCCAACGATTACCTGGCGCAACGGGATGCGGACATTTTCCAACCCTTGTTCGCCAGCGGCGGCTTGGGGGTCGCCTGCGTTCATTCAGACATGCCGTCGCAAGCGCGTCCCGTCGCCTACGGCCAGGCCATTGTCTATACCACAAGCCGTGAATTGTTGGGTGATTATCTGCGTGACCGCCTGAAGCTGAAGCGGCACGGCAGCGATTTGGACCGGGCGATCAAACATCTCATGCTGAGCCCTCGGCAGGGCGATGAGCTGCTGCTGCGCGGCCTGCATGCGGTGATCGTGGATGAAGCCGACAGCGTGCTGATCGATGACGCCGTGATGCCTTTGATTCTGTCGGTGCCGCGCGGCAATCCGCTGTTGCTCGAGGCAACCCTCGGCGCCCACGCGCTGGCCGATGATTTTGTTCGAGGCCGTGATTACCGGGTGCTCGCCGGCGCGCGAAAAATCCTGTGGAAGTCCGCCGGGGAGGCGCGGGTGGCGCGGGTGCAAGCCCGCTTGCCGCGCATCTGGCAGGGGTTCGGGCGCGCGCGTGAACTCATGACCCTGGCGCTGATGGCGCGCGAGCTGTTCCACCACGATGAACACTACATTGTGCAGGAGGACAAGCTGGTACTGGTAGACAGCCAAACTGGGCGCCTGACGCCACAGCGCAACCTGGGGATTGGTCTGCATCAGGCGCTGGAGGCCAAGGAGGGCCTGCCGCTGTCGGAGCCGAGCGAAACCATCGCCCGCCTGAGCTTTCAGCGGTTCTTCCGGCTGATTCCCCATCTGGGAGGCATGAGCGGCACAGTGCGCGAAGCCAGTCGCGAACTCTGGCGTATCTACCATCAGCCGGTGCTTGAAATCCCCCTGCATCGCCCGCTGCGACGGCAACGGGAACCTTGGTTGTTTTTCCGCGCTGCCGAGGACAAATACCGCTACCTGATCGAGTGCGTGTGCCGCCTTCACGCGCATGGTCAGCCTCTGCTGCTGGGCACCCGCACTGTGGCGATCAGTCGGCTGGTGGCCGAGCGCTTGACCGCGGCGGGCATTGCCTTCCAGTTGCTCAATGCCGTGCAGCATCGGGAGGAAGCCCAGGTAGTGGCCCAGGCCGGTCGGCGCGGCGCCGTGACCATTGCCACCAACATGGCCGGACGCGGGACGGATATCGCGCTCACCGTGGATGCCCGCGCCCTGGGAGGGCTCTACGTCATTGCCGTGGAACCACAACGCAGCGCGCGGCTGGATCGGCAGTTGCACGGGCGCGCCGGTCGCCAGGGTGATCCGGGCGTGGAAACCACGCTGGTGAGTCTGGATGATGAGGTTCTCGTCGCCATGCTGCCGGGCTGGTTGCGGCGTCTGTTCGCGCTCGGTCTGCCGAAGAGATCAGGCCGTCCCAGCTGGTTGGGTGAGCGTCTGGTTCGGCTGGCCCAGCACCGCGCCGAGCAGCGGGCCAGCCGACAACGCGACGCCATTTTAAAAAGTGACGATTGGCTTGATCACTCCCTGGCCTTTCATGAAGTCTCCGATTGACGGAGAAAAGACACTTTAAAGAGGTCCCCAATGTATCGATCACCTGTTTTTGGGCTTGTTTCGCTCATTGCGCTGATATTGACCTTGGCCTTGACCTTGGGGCAGACGTCGCGGGCGCAGTCGCTGCTTGCAGATCTTGACGGTAAAAGTGTCGGCTCCGACCTCAGTGTGGGCCCCGGCAAGTGGGCCATTGGTCGGCTGCGAAATTTCCCGGCTGGCTATGAGTGCACCATTCGCATCCAGAATACCCAAAGTATCCTGTTCCTGATGCTCGACGAGGAGCAGCTGAAGCTTTTTCCCAAGGTGAGCGAGCCCTTGTTACTGGCGCGCGTTGCCAACGGGCTTGAGGCAAAGATGCGCATTGCGCAGGAGGGTGATTATTATTTGTTGTTTTGGAATAAGGAGAACGCGGAGACTGTCAAGTTACGTTTCACCGCGACAGTGCAGGCGCCCTAGGCGATTTCTTGCAACCGAAAACCCTTGCTAGGCGGCTGGACAATGCCGGGCAGCCGAGGGCGACCTATCCTGACACTTCATGGTACTGAGGGGGAGGGCGCGAGCGAAACCTGGCCGGGCTTTTGCTTGGACGCGGTCAGGAGATGTCAGCTAGGATAATCGGATTTGCAATTCTTGCGGCACAGCTAACACTATGAATTTTCGTCTTCTCACCTACCGTGGCCTGGATACGGACAAAATCCCCGGCTACGCCAAACTTGCCGGCTACCTGGCAGCCGGGGATTTCCGCTCGGCCGAGGTTAAGAAGGTCGGCGAGAATCTTTTCCGCGCCCGGCTCGACAAGGCCAATCGGCTGCTGTTTGCCCTGCATCGCCATCAGGACGAGGGCTGCATTCTGTTGCTTGAGTACATCGCCGCCCATGCCTACGAGAAGTCGCGCTTTTTGAGTCGCGGGGCGGTGATTGACGAGGCCAAGATTCCGGATGTCGATGCCAGTGCCGTCGATGAAGCACCCGAGCTGTCGTATCTCAATCCCGAGCTGCCGCGCTTTCATCTGCTCGATAAGGTGCTGAGCTTCGATCAGGACCAGGAGGCCATCTACCAGCAGCCGCCGCCGTTGATCGTGATCGGCTCGGCCGGTAGCGGCAAGACGGCGCTGACCTTGGAGAAGATGAAGGACGCCGTCGGCGAGGTGCTCTATGTCACCCGCTCGCCCTTTCTGGTGCGGAACGCACGCGAGCTGTACTACGCCAATGGCTATGAGAACGAGGATCAGGAAGTCGATTTCCTGTCCTTTCGTGAGTATCTGGAAACCATCCGCGTGCCCGAGGGCCGCGAGATGACACCGCGCGCCTTCGCCGCCTGGGCCGGGCGGAAGAAGCTCTCGCGCGAGCTGCGCGACACCCACAGGTTGTTCGAGGAATTTCAGGGTGCCCTGACCGGCACGGACGCCGAGCGGCCCTATCTGGATCGCGAGACTTATAAAAACCTTGGCGTGCGCCAGTCGATCTATGCGCCAGAATTGCGCGATGCCGTCTACGATCTGTTTGAGCGCTATCTGCGGCTGCTGAAAGACGAGGGCTGGTTCGATGCCAATCTGGTCAGTCACGCCTGGCTGGAGCTGATCACCCCGCGCTATGACTTTATCGTGATCGACGAGGTGCAGGATCTGACCGCGGTGCAGTTGCTGCTGATCCTGCGCGCGCTGCGCGATCCGACCGCCTTTCTGCTCTGCGGCGACTCCAACCAGATCGTTCACCCGAATTTCTTCTCCTGGGCCAAGGTCAAGACGCTGTTCTGGCGCGAGCGCGCGGAGGTGACGGAGGGTTCCGCCGAACTGATTCGGATTCTGAACGCGAATTTCCGCAACTCGCCGCAAATCACCGAGATGGCCAATCGCCTGCTGCACATCAAGCAGGCACGCTTTGGCTCGGTGGATCGCGAGAGCAATTATCTGGTGCAAAGCCGTGGCCCCAAGACCGGTCGGGTTGGGCTACTTGCCGACAGCGAGGCCATCAAGCGCGATCTCGACCGCCGCACCGCCGCCTCCGCCCGCTTTGCCATTCTGGTGCTGCATCCAGATCAAAAAGCCGAGGTGCGCAAGCACTTTCGCACCCCGCTGGTGTTCTCGATTCACGAGGCCAAGGGGCTCGAATACGAGAACGTGCTGCTGTACAACTTCCTCTCAGCCGAGGAAAAACGCTACCGTGACATCGCCGGCGACCTGGCGCCCGAGGACTTACAAGGCGAGCTGCGCTATGCGCGCGGGCGCGATAAAAGCGACAAATCGCTCGAGATTTTCAAGTTTTACATCAACGCGCTCTATGTGGCCGTCACTCGCGCTGTGCGCAATCTCTATTTGCTGGAGACCAACCCCAAGCAGAGCCTGCTTGAACTGCTCGGCCTGACTGAAGTCCATCAGGATGTCAACGATGTCGAGGAGCAGCGCTCCAGCCTGGATGACTGGCGGCGCGAGGCGCATCGGCTGGAGCTGCAGGGTAAGGAGGATCAGGCCGCGGAGATCCGTGAGCAGATCCTCAAACAGCGCGAGGTTCCCTGGACCGTGCTGCACGGCGAGGCGCTCGCGGACATCGAGCGCAAGGCCCTGGAACAAGGCGAGAAAAAAGCCCGCATCGCGCTCATGGAATACGCCCTGGTCTACCGTGACCAGCGCTGGCTGAACGCGCTTATCGATGCCGACTTCAGCGCCGCCAAGCATCCCGACAAGGCCATGGGGATGCTGGAGAAGAAGCACTACCTGGCCTATGGCGTCAAAACCACCAATGGCGTGATGCGCGAGGTCGAACGCTATGGGGTGGACTTCCGCAATGTTTTTAACCAAACGCCGCTGATGATCGCCAGCCGCCAGGGCCACGCGGAGCTGATCGAAGAACTGCTGGCGCAGGATGCCGACACAAGCCTCGTTGATGCCAATGGGCTGAATGCGTTTCAGATTAGCCTGGAGCGCGCATGTGTCGATCAGCGCTACGCGCGCCAGAAGCTCCCGGCGGTCTTCGAGCGTCTGGCGCCGCCGAGCCTGGACATCCAGGTCGACGGGCGTCTGATTAAGCTCGACCGCAGAATCATGGAATACCTGATGCTGTGTGTGGCCATGGTGCTCTTTTATCAGCGCGTGGGCCAGAATTGGGCACATCGGAATGGCCTGCTGGCGGCGACGGATTTTGAGCAGATCCTGGCTCACTTTCCGGATTCGGTCATCCCCGAACGGCGCAAGAAGCGGCAGTATCTGTCATCCATCTTGTCGAAAAACGAGGTTGCGCGCGAAGGTCCAGGCAACCGCAAACTCTTCATGCGCGTGCGACGTGGTGAGTATTTGCTCAACCCCTACCTGTCTCTGCGCGTTGAGGGCCGTTGGCAGCCCATCTACCAGCTTCTCGCCCCCGAACGCCTGGCGGCCGAACTCATGGAGGTGCCGGACTGGTACGCCGACGAGGGCCGCGACCCCAACGGCTTTTTCGAGCGCGAAGTCGCGCGTCTGCGCGCCATTTTACAACAGCCGGACGCGGAGACTATTGCGGATACCATCGCCGCTGGGCTCGGCGCCAGGAGATAGCGCCCTGGCCTCCGCGATCCTTGGCGCGGCCCGAGGGCGCAATGCCCGCATAACCGCGCCAGGACCGGCACAAGATCCTGGCCTGCGCCTCACCCCGTCGTTTGACCGCTCTCTGCCACCGCTGCCGGGGTCGCTTTCGGGGACTCCTCCGGGTTTTCCTCTGGGTTTTCCTCTGGGCTTTCCTCTGGGCTTTCCTCAAGATCCAGTTCCAGGCTGGCGAGCAGCATTTCATCGCCCGCGATGAGTTCGGTGCGATAGCTGCCGCAGGCCGCGCACAGCAGCCGATTGGGGCTGGCCTCGCTGTCGGCGCCGCAGTCGCGGCAGCGCACCCGCACCGCGGCTGAGTCGATGGCCAGGCGCGCATGCTCGGCAATGGTGCCGGCGGCGGCGAGTGGGTAGGCATTGGCGAGCAGTTGCGGCTCCACGCCAGAGAGTGGGCCGATGCGCAGGCGGATGAGGGTCACCCCGCGCGCACGGTGCTCGGCGGCGATGGCTTTGACTTGATCGAGCAGCGACAAACAGATGGAGAGTTCGTGCATGGAGGCTTGGGCGAATCAATTCGCCCCTAGAGGCTGCCCAGATAGGTGTAACCAAAGAGCCCCACTTTCAGCTCCAGATAAAAGGCCTCGCGCGTGGCGGGATCGAGATCGGCCTGTTGCAACAGCTGGCGGTAGCGCGAGAGCAGCGCGCGCGGCTCGAAATGGACATAGCGCAGCAGCTCCTCGGTCGAGTCGCCGCGTTCGAGATCGCCCAGGCGATATCCTTGGGGCGCATTGGGGTCGAGCTCGATGTTGACCGCGTCGGTGTCGCCGAACAGATTGTGAATGTCGCCAAGAATCTCCTGATAGGCGCCGACCATGAAAAAGCCGATGAGGTACCTATCCCGCCGGGGGTCGAAGGCGTGCAGCGGTAGACTGGCCTCGATCCCGTCCTGATCGACATACTGTCCAATGCAGCCGTCGGAATCGCAGGTGAGATCGTGCAGCAGGGCGCGTTCGCTCGGTGGCTCGTGCAAGCGTTGCAGCGGCAGAATGGGGAAAATCTGATCAATGGCCCAGACATCCGGCAGCGATTGAAACAGCGAGAAGTTGCAGAAGACTTTGTCCGCCAGCGTGGCATTGATGGCATCGAGCAGCTCGCGCTGGCGTCTGTTGCTGTGCGACAGGCGCGGGCGCAGTGCGCGGGCGGTGGCGGCATGGAGTTCATCGGCGCGCGCGCGCACCGCGAGCGGCAGTTCGCCGCGCGCGAACCGTTGTTGCACCGCGGCACGCAACTCCAGCGCGCGTTCATGCACCTCAAGCGGCGGCTCGCTGCTGGCGGCGACGAGATTGGCGGCGAGTTCGGCCAGTGGCGCATGCTCGATATCCAGTGGGTCCTTGGCCGGGCAGTCGCGACCGGGCGCCTGTTCGCGGTCGACCACGTCGGTGATCAACACCGCGTGATGGGCACTGAGCGCGCGGCCAGACTCGGTGATCAGGTCTGGTTCGGGCAGGCCACGCGCGCGGCAGCTCGCGGCCACGGCCGCGACGATGGTCTCCGCGTATTGGTCCGGGCTGTAGTTGACCGAACAATAGGCGCGGGTGCGGGTGCCTTCGTAATCGACGCCAAGGCCACCGCCCACATCGAGGGTGTCGAGCGCGGCACCAGCGGCGCGCAACTCGCCATAGAATTGCGTCAGTTCGCGCACGCCAGTGGCGATGTCCCGGAGACTGGGAATCTGCGAGCCAAGATGGGCATGCAGCAGCCGCAGCCAGCCCAAGGCCTGGTGCGCGCGCAGCCGCTCCAACAGCGCTAGTATCTGGCTGGCCGAGAGCCCGAACTTGGCCTTCTCCCCGCCGCTGTTCTGCCAGTTGCCGGCGGCCGCCGCCGCCAGGCGCACGCGCACGCCGAGCAAGGGTTCGATCCCGAGCCGACGGGCTTCCTCCATCACCAAATCAAGCTCGGAGGGCTTTTCGATCACAATGAACAGGCGCCGGCCCAGACGCCGCCCAAGCAGCGCCAGGCGCACATATTCGCGATCCTTATAACCGTTGCAGACGATGGTCTCCTCATCCGGGGTCAGCGCCAGCACCGCGAGCAGTTCCGGCTTGCTGCCGGCCTCCAGTCCCAGGCCGCCGCCGGCGAGCAGGGCGCGCACCACGCTGTGCTGCTGATTGACTTTGATCGGGTAGACCGGGCGGTAGCAGCCCTGGTAGTCATGCGCTTTCATCGCCGCGCCGAAGGCCTGGTGCAGACGGCGCACGCGGTCACGCAGAATGTCGTCGAAGCGCACCAGCACCGGCAGGGATAGCCCCTGCTCGCGCAGCTGCTCGGTCAGGGCCGGCAGGTCAATGCGGGTCTCGCCTTGTGGGTCGGGCCGCACGACGAGGTGGCCGTTGCCGGCGACCTCGAAATAGCCCTCGCCCCAACGGCTGATGGCGTAGATGGAGTCGCCAATGGCGGGTGCGGGGGGCATGCCGCTAGGCGTTCTTGCTAAGGGTGAAGAAGGACATGGACTCTTGCAACTGCTGCGCCTGGGCGCTGAGTTCTTCCGAGGTGGCCGCCAGTTGCTCGGAGGCGGCCGCGTTTTGCTGCGTGGCCTGGTCGAGCTGACCCATGGCGTCGTTGATCTGCCGGACGCCGCTGGCCTGCTCGCGCGAGGCGCTGGCGATCTCGCCGATCAACTCGGCGGTTTGCACGATTTTGGGCACCGTGGCTTGCAACAACTTGCCGGCCTCCTCGGCAATATGCACGCTACCGCCGGCCAGGTCGTTGATCTCGCGCGCCGTGGTGCCGCTGGATTCAGCCAGCTTGCGCACCTCGGCGGCCACGACGGTAAAGCCCTTGCCGTGTTGGCCGGCGCGCGCGGCCTCAATGGCGGCATTGAGCGCGAGCAGGTTGGTCTTGTAGGCAATCTCCTCGATCATACCGATTTTGCTCGCGATGTCCTTCATCGCGGCGACGGTGCGATTGACCGCCTCGCCGCCCTGACGGGCTTCATCGGCGGCGGTGCGCGCCATTTCGTCGGTGCGGCGCGCGTTGTCACTGTTTTGCCCAACGCTGGCATTGAGCTGCTCGATGCCGGCCGAGGTTTCCTCGACACTGGCGGCCTGTTCGGTCGAGCTCTGGCTGAGCGATTGGGCGGTGGAGCTGACTTGACTCGAGGCACTGGACAGACTGTCGGCGCCCGAGCGGACTTCGCCAACAATCTTTTTCAGTTCATCGACCATGTTGGCCATGCCGGCGGCCAGACTGCTGGTGTCTCCGCTTTTGAGCTTGAGTGCCCGGGTCAGATCGCCCCGGCCCAGGCGCTGGGCGAGCAGTTTCAGGTCAGCCGGCTCGCCACCGAGTTGCTTAAGGATGCTGGCGGTGATGCCGAGCGCCAGCGCGGCGGCCACCAGGACGGAGACAAGGGTCACGCCCACCTGGACACCCTGGGTTGTTTGTCCGTCGGCAATGAGCCGCGTCTGAAACTGTTTGGAGTCGTTGCCGACGATCTCGCCCATCGCGGACAGATCCTGTTGCACCTTGCGCAATTCCGGCAGGGTCGCGTTGTTGTAGATGTCGCGCGCGGCGCGCACCCCGGCCACCCGAGCAGTGGCCATGCTCTGGACCTGGTCGAGTCCGGCACGTACCTCGGCCAGGTTAGGCAGGGTGTCATCGTTAAAAATCTGTTTGGCGGCGTCAAAATCGCCGATCAACAGCGGCCGCTGCATGGAAGCGGCACTTTCATGCAGACGCTGATGGGGGTCTTCAAGCGCGCTGAAGACCGCGTCGATAGCGGGATAGGCCTGATGAAAGTCCGAGCGTTGCGGGCCGTAGAGAAACTGCCCAAGCGCGCATTGGGTATGGTCGAGTTCAACATCAAGCTGGCGCGCCTGCTCAAGGATCGCGGATTTTACCTCGGATGCCCACTCCACATGGCCAAGCTCAAGTGCCTGGGCGCGCTCGGACAATTGCGGGTCCGCCGCCTGGTAAACATCGCGAATGCCGCGGGCGGTTTCATGCAAGGCCGCGTGCGGGGCCTCAATGGATGCGAGCAGGGGTTTGATCGAGGGGAAGAGCGCCTCGGCCTGTCTGCGCCCCTCGCCATAGTACCAAAGCCCGAAAGAGCACTGGCGCGGGTCGAGCTGGAGGTCGAAATTGCTCGAGTCGTCGTTGAAGACGTAGCGGCTCAGGCTGTTGGCCCAATTTAGGTGATCGATTTCGCGCTGGCCTAGATCGGTGCGCAGATTATCCGCCTCCACGACCTTGTCGCTAAGGCCGAGAATGCTCGACAATCCAAGGAAGCTCCAGCCGGCGGCCAGAATCATCAGCACCAGCACGGTGCCAAAGCCCAAGAGAATTTTGGTGCGCAGGCGCATGCCGCCGCCGTTCGCGGATGCACGCTTGTGTTTGGTTTCTGCTGTCTTGGTCATGGCCGCTTGCCCTTTTGCCTAAAAGTGTCTCTGTTGCTGGCGCTGTCTCGTGTTTCCAGGTTCGATCACAAGCCGCGATTATAGTCGATCACAGTCGCCGCGGATGGTGAAGGTAGCATAAACAGGTGGCGGTTACTGTTATGCTGAAAGACCAGCCTTTTTGCAACATTAGCGATTAATAATAAAGGAATTGCTCGTCATGCGCTCACCTCCAGTCGGTCTTGCCCTGTTTCTGCTTGGTGCCGGATTGACGGTGGCCTTCTATCTCTTTGCCTCCTCTGAGCTGCAACAGACGCGCACAGGTGCACTCAAGGAGCTTGAAGTCATCGCCATGCGCGATGCCACGGTACTGGAACAATGGCGCACCGAGCGACTGGCCGATGGCAGAACCTTTACCGCCGGTTTGCCAGCGCGCTTGGCACGCTGGCGCGAGCAGGGCTTTTTGCCCGGACCCGATATCCCGGAGTTGAAAGATCGACTGCGCACCACCCTGGAAGCTTACAACTACGCCGGCGCGCGTCTCTTTGGCGCCAACGGCCAACTTTTAATCAGCCAAGTGGCTGATGGCTTGGCGCCCGAGTCGATTGACAGGCTTGTTCCGCTTGACG includes:
- a CDS encoding preprotein translocase subunit SecA, which translates into the protein MLPYRDRERVRVQEPRKLHVGLSLYLHMWLRAWQPWRFCYRTLKRRSQAIVQGARRLDSASVEDIRARCSGKPRPGRAHAIHPSEIDQQLSAICALAERTLGLRPYPEQVHCALLIALGGMAEMATGEGKSLAAALAAMLLALQGRPVHVLTANDYLAQRDADIFQPLFASGGLGVACVHSDMPSQARPVAYGQAIVYTTSRELLGDYLRDRLKLKRHGSDLDRAIKHLMLSPRQGDELLLRGLHAVIVDEADSVLIDDAVMPLILSVPRGNPLLLEATLGAHALADDFVRGRDYRVLAGARKILWKSAGEARVARVQARLPRIWQGFGRARELMTLALMARELFHHDEHYIVQEDKLVLVDSQTGRLTPQRNLGIGLHQALEAKEGLPLSEPSETIARLSFQRFFRLIPHLGGMSGTVREASRELWRIYHQPVLEIPLHRPLRRQREPWLFFRAAEDKYRYLIECVCRLHAHGQPLLLGTRTVAISRLVAERLTAAGIAFQLLNAVQHREEAQVVAQAGRRGAVTIATNMAGRGTDIALTVDARALGGLYVIAVEPQRSARLDRQLHGRAGRQGDPGVETTLVSLDDEVLVAMLPGWLRRLFALGLPKRSGRPSWLGERLVRLAQHRAEQRASRQRDAILKSDDWLDHSLAFHEVSD
- a CDS encoding UvrD-helicase domain-containing protein — encoded protein: MNFRLLTYRGLDTDKIPGYAKLAGYLAAGDFRSAEVKKVGENLFRARLDKANRLLFALHRHQDEGCILLLEYIAAHAYEKSRFLSRGAVIDEAKIPDVDASAVDEAPELSYLNPELPRFHLLDKVLSFDQDQEAIYQQPPPLIVIGSAGSGKTALTLEKMKDAVGEVLYVTRSPFLVRNARELYYANGYENEDQEVDFLSFREYLETIRVPEGREMTPRAFAAWAGRKKLSRELRDTHRLFEEFQGALTGTDAERPYLDRETYKNLGVRQSIYAPELRDAVYDLFERYLRLLKDEGWFDANLVSHAWLELITPRYDFIVIDEVQDLTAVQLLLILRALRDPTAFLLCGDSNQIVHPNFFSWAKVKTLFWRERAEVTEGSAELIRILNANFRNSPQITEMANRLLHIKQARFGSVDRESNYLVQSRGPKTGRVGLLADSEAIKRDLDRRTAASARFAILVLHPDQKAEVRKHFRTPLVFSIHEAKGLEYENVLLYNFLSAEEKRYRDIAGDLAPEDLQGELRYARGRDKSDKSLEIFKFYINALYVAVTRAVRNLYLLETNPKQSLLELLGLTEVHQDVNDVEEQRSSLDDWRREAHRLELQGKEDQAAEIREQILKQREVPWTVLHGEALADIERKALEQGEKKARIALMEYALVYRDQRWLNALIDADFSAAKHPDKAMGMLEKKHYLAYGVKTTNGVMREVERYGVDFRNVFNQTPLMIASRQGHAELIEELLAQDADTSLVDANGLNAFQISLERACVDQRYARQKLPAVFERLAPPSLDIQVDGRLIKLDRRIMEYLMLCVAMVLFYQRVGQNWAHRNGLLAATDFEQILAHFPDSVIPERRKKRQYLSSILSKNEVAREGPGNRKLFMRVRRGEYLLNPYLSLRVEGRWQPIYQLLAPERLAAELMEVPDWYADEGRDPNGFFEREVARLRAILQQPDAETIADTIAAGLGARR
- a CDS encoding hydrogenase maturation nickel metallochaperone HypA/HybF encodes the protein MHELSICLSLLDQVKAIAAEHRARGVTLIRLRIGPLSGVEPQLLANAYPLAAAGTIAEHARLAIDSAAVRVRCRDCGADSEASPNRLLCAACGSYRTELIAGDEMLLASLELDLEESPEESPEENPEENPEESPKATPAAVAESGQTTG
- the speA gene encoding biosynthetic arginine decarboxylase, translated to MPPAPAIGDSIYAISRWGEGYFEVAGNGHLVVRPDPQGETRIDLPALTEQLREQGLSLPVLVRFDDILRDRVRRLHQAFGAAMKAHDYQGCYRPVYPIKVNQQHSVVRALLAGGGLGLEAGSKPELLAVLALTPDEETIVCNGYKDREYVRLALLGRRLGRRLFIVIEKPSELDLVMEEARRLGIEPLLGVRVRLAAAAAGNWQNSGGEKAKFGLSASQILALLERLRAHQALGWLRLLHAHLGSQIPSLRDIATGVRELTQFYGELRAAGAALDTLDVGGGLGVDYEGTRTRAYCSVNYSPDQYAETIVAAVAASCRARGLPEPDLITESGRALSAHHAVLITDVVDREQAPGRDCPAKDPLDIEHAPLAELAANLVAASSEPPLEVHERALELRAAVQQRFARGELPLAVRARADELHAATARALRPRLSHSNRRQRELLDAINATLADKVFCNFSLFQSLPDVWAIDQIFPILPLQRLHEPPSERALLHDLTCDSDGCIGQYVDQDGIEASLPLHAFDPRRDRYLIGFFMVGAYQEILGDIHNLFGDTDAVNIELDPNAPQGYRLGDLERGDSTEELLRYVHFEPRALLSRYRQLLQQADLDPATREAFYLELKVGLFGYTYLGSL
- a CDS encoding methyl-accepting chemotaxis protein, producing the protein MTKTAETKHKRASANGGGMRLRTKILLGFGTVLVLMILAAGWSFLGLSSILGLSDKVVEADNLRTDLGQREIDHLNWANSLSRYVFNDDSSNFDLQLDPRQCSFGLWYYGEGRRQAEALFPSIKPLLASIEAPHAALHETARGIRDVYQAADPQLSERAQALELGHVEWASEVKSAILEQARQLDVELDHTQCALGQFLYGPQRSDFHQAYPAIDAVFSALEDPHQRLHESAASMQRPLLIGDFDAAKQIFNDDTLPNLAEVRAGLDQVQSMATARVAGVRAARDIYNNATLPELRKVQQDLSAMGEIVGNDSKQFQTRLIADGQTTQGVQVGVTLVSVLVAAALALGITASILKQLGGEPADLKLLAQRLGRGDLTRALKLKSGDTSSLAAGMANMVDELKKIVGEVRSGADSLSSASSQVSSTAQSLSQSSTEQAASVEETSAGIEQLNASVGQNSDNARRTDEMARTAADEARQGGEAVNRTVAAMKDIASKIGMIEEIAYKTNLLALNAAIEAARAGQHGKGFTVVAAEVRKLAESSGTTAREINDLAGGSVHIAEEAGKLLQATVPKIVQTAELIGEIASASREQASGVRQINDAMGQLDQATQQNAAASEQLAATSEELSAQAQQLQESMSFFTLSKNA